The Lolium rigidum isolate FL_2022 unplaced genomic scaffold, APGP_CSIRO_Lrig_0.1 contig_20310_1, whole genome shotgun sequence genomic sequence ACCTGCTGTCCAAGCTGAGGAGGCCGCAGGACTCCGAGGAGGTCGCCATCAACAAGCGGCTGGCGTACAGGGTCGATATATTCCTGTCGCTCCACCCGTACGCTAAACCCCTGGTCCTGCTCGTCGCTACGCTGTTGCTTATTGGCCTCGGTGGATTGGCTCTTTACGGTGTCACTGAAGATAGCCTGTCAGATTGCCTCTGGTTGTCGTGGACCTTTGTCGCCGACGCGGGCAACCATGCGAATGCGGAGGGGTTTGGACCCAAGTTGGTTTCGGTTTCCATCAGTATTGGTGGGATGTTGatctttgccatgatgcttgggcTTGTGACCGATTCCATCTCGGAGAAGTTTGACTCTTTGAGGAAAGGAAGGAGCGAGGTCATAGAGCAGAGCCACACCCTGATCCTTGGGTGGAGCGACAAGCTGGTAATCTTTGAATCAACCTTTACTGATTCCTATCATGCAGCATTTCCTGCTCCTGCCTGGTTGAACTGTTATTCCCCTTAATTGTTCGAATAGGAGCTCTATGTCAATAGCTAATAGTCTAATGTGAATACCGCCCAATTAGTTATATGGTTGTTGTTGTTAGATTGCCTATTGCGTATCTCCTTAGTTACGTCCTGAAGCTTCAATTCTGTGGGCATGTTATAGGAAGATGATCAGGTCTCCAATGTGCAGTGTGAATGCCACATGAAGTGTGGTCTTTTTTATTTTACTTCTGACATCTGATTTTGTTGCCATTTCTGGCGAGTAGAAAAGGCTTAAAATAGCCAAACTAGTTGTAGACACAGTGGAAGTTTTAAAGTGAAGAGTAGAATGCAGGTGTAATATTTCACTCTCCCATTGTGTTTTGCGTTGTCAGCTCCTGTAAGCAGTATGGTAGATATTCCGTAGTAGATACCGGTACTCCCTCCTTCTCCAAATATAAGACATGAATTTTTTCACACAGTCTTTGATGCACAACTTTGACCACAAATATATACTAAATATATTAATTGAGAATGCATAAACGGTATCGTTGCATTCGTCTTGCAATTATCTTTCATTTCATATACTATATTTATCCAAAAAAAATGAACATACTATAAATACAAATTAGAGGTTGTTTGGCTCCCATCGTTTGAGGCTAGAATCAAAGACTTCATTTGTGATTCTGAGAATCAACTTGTTTGGCTGCCATGGAATTGGTATTGTAATTCAAATGAGAATTCCATGGATTTCATCCCATGCCTAATCTTAATTTCTTTTGATGCCCTGTCATTTCTGTGGATTTGCCAAATGAAATCCAGACTAagttgagacggagggagtattaagttGCATTATGCATGCATTTATACCATTTATTGCATCCCTCCTGACTAACCTATTTCCCTTTATGACAATAGGGATCTTTACTGAACCAAATTTCTATTGCTAATGAAAGTCTGGGAGGAGGGACTATTGTAGtgatggccgagagagacaaagagGAAATGGAAGCAGATATTGCTAAAATGGAGTTTGACTTGAAAGGAACAGCTGTAATATGCCGAAGTGGAAGCCCTCTGATTTTGGCTGACTTAAAAAAGGTGAAAATATGATTATAGATTCAGCAACATATCATGATTTTTCTCTGTATGCTACAGCTGTAAACTTAATATACCATTGTGGTAATCTCTACAGTAAATACTATATAAGTGATGATTGTGAAGTTAATTAATGCATTATGTCCTATTCTCTTATTCTTGAACTAAATGTAATCTACCATCATGTACAAGGTCTCAGTTTCTAAGGCGCGTGCAATTGTGGTTTTAGCTGTAGAAGGAAATGCTGACCAGGTTTGTTCTGCCGATTAAGTTGCACCATTGAACATGAAATTTGTGCTTACATTATTTGCCCCTTCTCCAGAGTGATGCCCGAGCACTGCGAATAGTCTTGAGTTTAACTGGAGTTAAAGAAGGACTAAGAGGTCACATTGTCGTTGAGCTTAGTGATCTTGACAATGAAGTTCTAGTTAAACTTGTTGGTGGAGACCTTGTGGAAACTGTTGTCGCACATGATGTGATAGGTCGATTGATGATACAATGTGCGCGTCAGCCGGGCCTTGCTCAGGTTTGTTTCTAACCAACAATTTTCTCGCTTCTTCAAAAGGAACTCCTCTTGAGCATTCCGTTTGGTTCTATTTATCATTGCAGTGTGGAATCCCCTGTCACTATGAGACGTTTTTAGTACAATATCTGTTTTCTTCAGAAATTTTCTTGCACTAGACTTATGACCTTCACTTGATTTCAGTTGCACATAAGCTATTTAATTCCATTCGTGGTTATGTGCTTAGGCTGTTGTTTGCCCTGCCACTTACTGGCTTACGTATTTCATTTTATCACCACACTGCAAATTTTAGCTTGGACTGCAGATTTTATGTAACTAAAATAGCCAGTTTGTTCTACATTTGCTACACACACACAGACACACTGACATGCTTACCTACATCTAAGGAATGCTTGCTCCCTCCGTTCTAAATTAATTGACGCATATTTGTCTAGATACCTACGCGTTTTAGTGTGGagatacatgcgaatctagacaaatatgcatcaattaatttggaacggagggagtattataattACCTTACTGGTTGATCATTTGGTAGACTTCAGTAACTCATGTAGTCTTTCTAATTTCTATCTGTACCTTCAAATATACACAGATATGGGAAGATATCCTTGGCTTCGAGAACTGTGAGTTCTACATTAAAAGATGGCCTCAGTTGGTCGGAATGCAATTTGAAGATGTGCTGATTAGCTTTCCTGATGCTGTTCCATGTGGAGTAAAGATGGCAGCTTACGGGGGCAAAATTATTTTAAATCCTGATGATTGTTATGTCATGCAAGAAGGTGATGAGGTGATAGTAATTGCAGAAGACGATGATACGTATGCCCCGGCACCATTACCCAAGGTACTTTACTTATCTTCATAACCCACTGCGTCAACTGAATTTTCCTGTATATTACGTTTATCAGTAACTTTAATAGTTTGCTGTGTGTTTTCTTAGGGTTTGTAGCAAGTGCCATCTAACGCCATATTGTGCCTACTGTATTAAAAACTTGCTGATTCATCTTGATTCTCGAAAATCATTTCTTGCCTTAATGTGGGCCATCAACTTGTGCTACAGAATTTcccttaaaacttcacatgaactCTTCTTAAGCACCCTGAGAAAAGTTCTGTTATTAGCATACATGAAGTGAAACACAACTTGATTGCTTTCTCTTTAAGATTTGAGAAGTATCCCTCCCCTCTTTTGTTCAGTGAGCACCAAAAGTGCAAATGCAGAATACCGTTTTTATGCTTTACAGATGTCAGATTCGAGGCTTTTGACTCTTCACTTTCTGGAACTATAAACTAGCCATCTTAGCTTCCTAAAATAGTTTAGTGTAGACACTGCACATATATAGAAATCCTGTAATGAAGTTTACAAAAGCAAAGTCGATTTTATTATTCAGGTTAAAGAAGCTGTTTACATAGACATTGTTCGCCATGAAAGATACCCTCAGAAGATTCTTCTTTGTGGAATGCGACGGGATATAGATGATATGATTGTGGTAAGCCCTTTCTTCAAGCCCCTAATTACCTTTTCTCTGTAAACTTGTGCAGGTTAAGAGAGGCTATCCGCCTAAAGATTTTGTTGTTCCAAAGTCTCCAGAAAGAATATTATTTTGTGGTTGGCGACGTGATATGGAAGATATGATAATGGTAACTTGATTATGGATACAAATTGGCATTCTCATGCTCTTCTGGAATATTCATGTGGATATAATGCATTCATTTGTAGAACAGAACACACAAAGAAGATAATTTTTGCTAAATACTACTATATAACTTCCTCATACTAATAATATGACCCTGTTGTATGGACTCTAGATCAAAGTTGTAAGCAACCGTAAGAATTGTTTATACATAAAATATCATGCCATTATCAAACCATGTACAGATATACATCCTGGTAAAAAAAAAGTACAGATATGCGTCAACAGACCTTTTGTTTATCTCAATTCCAGGCATAGTTCTCTTAGTTTGGCGCAGAATAGGTCAACAACATATCATAACTTGATTTTAGATATTCAGGTACTGGATGCTTTCCTAGCCCCAGGGTCAGAGTTGTGGATGTTCAATGATGTCCCTGAAATAGACCGAGAAAGAAAGCTAATTGAAGGAGGTCTGGACTTCAGTCGTCTAGAAAATATTACGTTGGTTCATCGTGAAGGAAATGCTGTCATTCGCCGTCACTTGGAGAGCCTCCCTTTAGAATCATTTGATTCTGTAAGTTCTGCTAAAATAAGAATTTTTTTTGGGATTGAGTACTCTCGAGCTTACTATGAGCTTGATCTGGTCCTTTCATCTGACTGAGCTGCCTATGACATTGCAGATATTGATTTTGGCAGATGAATCTGTGGAAGATTCAGCAATACAAGCTGATTCGAGGTCTCTTGCAACGCTATTGCTGATCAGAGATATTCAGGTTCTTCTAGAAATACTATTTTGGTTTTCAATCATCTGTCCTCAACTCCTGATGCGTTAAGAAAATCTTTTCATGAACTGATTATATCTGCTGCACTTCTAAATACTGCAGGCAAAACGACTTCCATACAAGGAAGCTTTCCGAGGAGAAAGCTTCTCAGAAGGTTCTTGGATGGGGGAGATGCTACAAGCATCTGATAAATCTGTCATAATCAGTGAAATACTGGACCCTAGGACAAAAAATTTACTAGCCATGTCAAAGATCAGCGACTATGTTCTTTCAAATGAACTTGTGAGCATGGCACTGGCGATGGTTGCAGAAGACCGGCAAATAAATTACGTCTTAGAGGAGCTCTTTGCTGAAGAGGTATGGTTCAAAATGTCTGCAGTAAGCACTCTTGTCAGGTTTATGTATTAGCACTACAAATCTCTTATGCTGCATTTGAACACTTCTGCAGGGGAATGAACTGCAAATACGACAATCTGAGCTGTacctccgagaagacgaggagctgAATTTCTTTGAGGTGATGCTACGAGCAAGGCAGAGGAAAGAGGTTGTCATCGGGTACCGTCTCGAGGATGCCGAGCGTGCCATAATCAACCCGCCGGACAAAGTCTCGAGGCGGAGGTGGTCACGTAAGGATGCTTTTGTTGCCATAGCTGAGAAAGAATGACGTACGATCATAGATTACATGAAAATACACGCCTCACCAACATTAGCAGCAGATTGCTGTGGGGTGCCACCGTGTACGTCTGCAAGAAGAAGCACTAAGCGTGAGGGAGCAAAGTATGAAGAAGATAGTAGGATCAATCTAGGGTCTAGATACACCACCAGGCTACCTTCGCACATAGGTTCAGTTTACTGTATATTCTGTCTGAGAAACTTCTGGCAGCCCCAGTGGAGGCTATATAGAGATCAACCTTCCTTCGGGGTCTAGGCTCTTTAGGCTGTTGTACAGGCAGGCTATAGTGTTCATTAAACGGAGCAGCTGTAATACCAAGTGTAACTTTTCCTTTTTTGCAAATTGGAAGTGTACATGTGAGAAACAAGAAGCCTTTGTAGTCTGGAAGATGCATTTTTTTTAAGAAACTGTTTTTCATTAAGATTTACTCCCTCTGGTCGGATTTAATCGATGCGGAGAGAGGCCtgtgcatgcatgttgttagtt encodes the following:
- the LOC124680592 gene encoding probable ion channel CASTOR isoform X2: MPLDPDNSPPPPPPHRDWFFPPAPPFLPSSSSRTLAHRAPFPTTSRSYKPYSLADRRPPPTPRSRSRSPHPSPEQPSPPPPSAPRRRDPRYAGVRRGDARTAPTAAAPAAAPPVPESKSPPASAATLRWSGLVSAAAILLCFASLLRTNFSLHDQVHHLRGQLAAATAKLQSCIVVMDSSLDMSSMFSYDSSSSSSSSVPSRSLKNFALLLSLSALYAPIVVLKYIDLLSKLRRPQDSEEVAINKRLAYRVDIFLSLHPYAKPLVLLVATLLLIGLGGLALYGVTEDSLSDCLWLSWTFVADAGNHANAEGFGPKLVSVSISIGGMLIFAMMLGLVTDSISEKFDSLRKGRSEVIEQSHTLILGWSDKLGSLLNQISIANESLGGGTIVVMAERDKEEMEADIAKMEFDLKGTAVICRSGSPLILADLKKVSVSKARAIVVLAVEGNADQSDARALRIVLSLTGVKEGLRGHIVVELSDLDNEVLVKLVGGDLVETVVAHDVIGRLMIQCARQPGLAQIWEDILGFENCEFYIKRWPQLVGMQFEDVLISFPDAVPCGVKMAAYGGKIILNPDDCYVMQEGDEVIVIAEDDDTYAPAPLPKVKEAVYIDIVRHERYPQKILLCGMRRDIDDMIVVLDAFLAPGSELWMFNDVPEIDRERKLIEGGLDFSRLENITLVHREGNAVIRRHLESLPLESFDSILILADESVEDSAIQADSRSLATLLLIRDIQAKRLPYKEAFRGESFSEGSWMGEMLQASDKSVIISEILDPRTKNLLAMSKISDYVLSNELVSMALAMVAEDRQINYVLEELFAEEGNELQIRQSELYLREDEELNFFEVMLRARQRKEVVIGYRLEDAERAIINPPDKVSRRRWSRKDAFVAIAEKE
- the LOC124680592 gene encoding probable ion channel CASTOR isoform X1; the encoded protein is MPLDPDNSPPPPPPHRDWFFPPAPPFLPSSSSRTLAHRAPFPTTSRSYKPYSLADRRPPPTPRSRSRSPHPSPEQPSPPPPSAPRRRDPRYAGVRRGDARTAPTAAAPAAAPPVPESKSPPASAATLRWSGLVSAAAILLCFASLLRTNFSLHDQVHHLRGQLAAATAKLQSCIVVMDSSLDMSSMFSYDSSSSSSSSVPSRSLKNFALLLSLSALYAPIVVLKYIDLLSKLRRPQDSEEVAINKRLAYRVDIFLSLHPYAKPLVLLVATLLLIGLGGLALYGVTEDSLSDCLWLSWTFVADAGNHANAEGFGPKLVSVSISIGGMLIFAMMLGLVTDSISEKFDSLRKGRSEVIEQSHTLILGWSDKLGSLLNQISIANESLGGGTIVVMAERDKEEMEADIAKMEFDLKGTAVICRSGSPLILADLKKVSVSKARAIVVLAVEGNADQSDARALRIVLSLTGVKEGLRGHIVVELSDLDNEVLVKLVGGDLVETVVAHDVIGRLMIQCARQPGLAQIWEDILGFENCEFYIKRWPQLVGMQFEDVLISFPDAVPCGVKMAAYGGKIILNPDDCYVMQEGDEVIVIAEDDDTYAPAPLPKVKRGYPPKDFVVPKSPERILFCGWRRDMEDMIMVLDAFLAPGSELWMFNDVPEIDRERKLIEGGLDFSRLENITLVHREGNAVIRRHLESLPLESFDSILILADESVEDSAIQADSRSLATLLLIRDIQAKRLPYKEAFRGESFSEGSWMGEMLQASDKSVIISEILDPRTKNLLAMSKISDYVLSNELVSMALAMVAEDRQINYVLEELFAEEGNELQIRQSELYLREDEELNFFEVMLRARQRKEVVIGYRLEDAERAIINPPDKVSRRRWSRKDAFVAIAEKE